From the genome of Methylomonas sp. UP202, one region includes:
- the aroA gene encoding 3-phosphoshikimate 1-carboxyvinyltransferase produces the protein MSSSTNVIFQVQPGGSLNGEIRVPGDKSMSHRSIMLGSLADGVTHVTGFLNAEDAMCTLEAFRAMGVQIEGPVNGEVTVHGVGKHGLRAPEKPLYLGNSGTSMRLLSGLLAGQPFDCVLTGDKSLESRPMKRVTAPLAQMGAEIVTQENGTAPLHIKGKAGKLQGMHYDMPIASAQVKSCLLLAGMYAEGETSVTEPAPTRDHTERMLAGFGYPVTRDGATARITSNGKLTATNIDVPSDISSAAFFLVGASIAPNSDVTLKHVGINPTRTGVIDILRLMGANIEVLNEREVGGEPVADLRVRSAQLQGINIPEHLVPLAIDEFPVLFVAASCAEGQTVLTGAEELRVKESDRIQVMADGLQILGIDAQATKDGMVINGGQIGGGEVDSHGDHRTAMSFSIAGLRASGPITIKDCANVNTSFPEFRDLAVKLGLDVSVI, from the coding sequence ATGTCCTCATCCACTAACGTCATTTTCCAAGTCCAACCCGGCGGCAGCCTGAACGGCGAGATTCGCGTGCCCGGCGATAAATCGATGTCGCACCGCTCCATCATGCTCGGCTCGCTGGCCGACGGCGTTACCCACGTCACCGGCTTTTTGAACGCCGAAGATGCGATGTGTACCTTGGAAGCCTTCCGGGCGATGGGCGTACAAATCGAAGGGCCTGTCAACGGCGAAGTGACCGTGCACGGTGTCGGCAAGCATGGTTTAAGGGCCCCGGAAAAACCGTTGTACCTGGGCAACTCCGGCACCTCGATGCGGCTATTGTCCGGGCTGTTGGCCGGACAGCCGTTCGACTGCGTGTTAACCGGCGACAAGTCGCTTGAATCCCGGCCGATGAAGCGAGTGACTGCGCCTTTGGCACAAATGGGCGCGGAGATCGTTACTCAAGAAAACGGCACCGCGCCGTTGCATATCAAAGGCAAGGCCGGCAAATTGCAAGGCATGCATTACGACATGCCGATCGCTAGCGCCCAGGTCAAATCCTGTTTGTTGCTGGCGGGCATGTATGCGGAAGGCGAAACCAGCGTCACCGAACCCGCGCCGACCCGCGATCATACCGAACGGATGCTGGCCGGCTTCGGTTATCCGGTCACACGCGACGGCGCGACCGCGAGAATCACCAGCAACGGCAAATTGACCGCGACAAATATCGACGTGCCTAGCGACATTTCCTCTGCGGCGTTCTTTTTAGTCGGTGCCAGTATCGCGCCGAATTCCGATGTCACCTTGAAACACGTCGGCATCAATCCGACTCGCACCGGCGTCATCGACATTCTGCGCCTGATGGGTGCCAACATCGAAGTGCTGAACGAGCGCGAAGTCGGCGGAGAACCGGTCGCCGATTTGCGGGTGCGTTCCGCGCAATTGCAAGGTATCAATATTCCAGAGCATTTGGTGCCGCTGGCGATCGACGAATTTCCAGTGCTGTTCGTCGCGGCAAGCTGCGCCGAAGGCCAAACGGTGCTGACCGGCGCCGAAGAATTGCGGGTCAAGGAATCCGATCGGATTCAGGTGATGGCGGATGGCTTGCAAATCCTGGGTATTGACGCTCAAGCCACCAAAGACGGCATGGTCATCAACGGCGGTCAAATCGGTGGCGGCGAAGTTGATTCACACGGCGATCACCGCACTGCCATGTCGTTCTCGATCGCCGGATTGCGTGCCTCCGGACCGATTACGATCAAGGATTGCGCGAATGTGAATACCTCGTTCCCGGAGTTCCGCGACTTAGCGGTCAAGCTGGGACTCGATGTTAGCGTGATTTAA
- the cmk gene encoding (d)CMP kinase codes for MTAPVLTIDGPSGAGKGTVSRAVAKLLGWNYLDSGSIYRSLAVAVLNAGLNLDDVPAICEVAQAMLLEFDCGDALIVKLNGVDITAHLATETTGNTASIIAAYPDVRAVLLQKQKDFQQLPGLVADGRDMGSVVFSDARYKVYLTASAEERALRRYKQLIEKGIDANLPQITREIEERDRRDSQRTSAPLTVPEGALYIDSSNLTIQEVIDQVVNLVV; via the coding sequence ATGACGGCACCGGTTTTAACGATAGACGGGCCTAGCGGCGCGGGAAAAGGCACGGTCAGTCGTGCCGTCGCCAAGCTTTTGGGCTGGAATTATCTGGATAGCGGTTCGATATACCGGTCTCTAGCGGTAGCGGTGCTCAACGCAGGATTGAATTTGGACGATGTGCCGGCTATTTGCGAGGTCGCTCAAGCCATGCTGTTAGAATTCGACTGCGGTGACGCATTGATCGTCAAACTGAACGGTGTGGACATCACGGCGCATCTGGCGACAGAAACCACCGGCAATACGGCGTCCATCATTGCGGCCTACCCCGATGTCAGAGCGGTTCTTTTGCAAAAACAAAAGGATTTTCAACAGCTTCCCGGCCTGGTTGCCGACGGGCGGGACATGGGCAGCGTGGTGTTCAGCGATGCCCGTTACAAGGTCTACTTGACCGCCAGCGCCGAAGAGCGAGCATTAAGACGATATAAACAGTTGATTGAAAAGGGGATTGATGCTAATCTTCCGCAAATCACCCGTGAGATAGAAGAACGTGATCGTCGCGATAGTCAGCGAACGTCCGCGCCGCTTACCGTTCCGGAAGGCGCGTTGTACATCGACTCCTCGAATTTGACAATTCAAGAAGTCATCGATCAGGTGGTTAATTTAGTCGTATGA
- the rpsA gene encoding 30S ribosomal protein S1: MGESFAELFEESYAKTEMRPGAMLIGTVVDIENEFVIVSTQAKSEGVIPKWQFLNADGDLEVNIGDEIEVALDLFEDGLGATLLSRDKAKKSKAWAELEKAFETQETIVGRINGKVRGGFTVAVGALRAFLPGSLVDVRPIRDTTFLENRDLEFKVIKIDQKRNNVVLSRRAVVESEYSAEREELVKTLQDGAIVTGIVKNLTDYGAFIDLGGVDGLLHITDMAWRRVRHPSECVEIGQEVKVKVLKFDKDKTRVSLGMKQMDEDPWQNIARRYPAGTRVFGKVNNLTDYGCFVEIEEGVEGLVHVSEMDWTNKNVNPSKVVQLGDECEVMVLEIDEERRRISLGMKQCRSNPWDEFAATHNKGDKISGKIKSITDFGIFIGLDGGIDGLVHMSDISWNENDEEAIRAYKKGDEVETVILAVDSERERISLGIKQLEQDPFQNYIALHEKGSLVKGTIKEVDAKGAVITLADNVEGYLRASEIQRDRVEDARTLLKEGDEVEAKFIGVDKKTKSISLSIKAKDMEEESNAIKDYSSQNAGTATLGDIFKQIDK; this comes from the coding sequence ATGGGCGAAAGCTTTGCAGAGTTGTTTGAAGAGAGTTATGCCAAGACCGAAATGCGTCCTGGCGCGATGTTGATCGGTACCGTTGTCGACATCGAAAACGAATTTGTCATCGTCAGTACACAGGCGAAATCCGAAGGTGTCATTCCAAAATGGCAGTTTCTGAATGCCGACGGCGACTTGGAAGTCAATATCGGTGACGAAATCGAAGTTGCTCTCGATTTGTTCGAAGATGGTCTGGGCGCCACTCTTCTTTCCCGCGACAAAGCCAAGAAAAGTAAAGCGTGGGCTGAACTGGAAAAAGCCTTCGAGACTCAAGAAACCATTGTCGGCCGTATCAACGGCAAGGTTCGTGGCGGTTTCACCGTGGCGGTCGGCGCATTGCGCGCGTTCCTGCCGGGTTCTCTCGTCGATGTACGTCCGATTCGCGACACCACCTTCCTGGAAAACCGCGATCTGGAATTCAAAGTCATTAAAATCGACCAAAAACGCAACAACGTTGTGTTGTCGCGCCGCGCCGTCGTCGAAAGCGAATACAGCGCCGAGCGCGAAGAATTGGTTAAAACGCTGCAAGACGGCGCGATCGTTACCGGTATCGTTAAAAACCTCACCGATTACGGTGCGTTTATCGATCTGGGCGGCGTCGACGGTCTGTTGCACATCACCGACATGGCATGGCGCCGCGTACGTCATCCATCCGAATGCGTAGAGATCGGTCAGGAAGTTAAAGTTAAAGTCCTGAAATTCGACAAAGACAAAACTCGCGTATCGCTGGGCATGAAACAAATGGATGAAGATCCATGGCAAAACATCGCTCGCCGTTACCCTGCCGGCACTCGCGTGTTCGGTAAGGTCAACAACCTGACCGACTACGGTTGTTTCGTCGAAATCGAGGAAGGCGTCGAAGGTTTGGTACACGTTTCCGAAATGGACTGGACCAATAAAAACGTCAACCCATCCAAGGTCGTACAACTTGGTGATGAGTGCGAAGTCATGGTTCTGGAAATCGACGAAGAACGCCGTCGTATTTCGCTGGGCATGAAGCAATGCCGCTCCAACCCTTGGGATGAATTCGCGGCTACGCACAACAAAGGCGACAAAATCTCCGGCAAAATCAAATCGATTACCGATTTCGGCATCTTCATCGGTTTGGATGGCGGTATCGACGGTCTGGTGCATATGTCCGATATCTCCTGGAACGAGAACGACGAAGAAGCGATTCGCGCCTACAAGAAAGGCGACGAAGTCGAAACGGTTATTCTGGCCGTGGACTCCGAACGTGAGCGTATTTCGTTGGGTATCAAACAGCTGGAACAAGACCCCTTCCAAAACTATATCGCGCTGCATGAAAAAGGCAGCTTGGTGAAAGGTACCATTAAGGAAGTCGATGCCAAAGGCGCTGTGATTACCCTGGCCGATAACGTCGAAGGCTATTTGCGCGCTTCCGAGATTCAACGCGATCGCGTCGAAGATGCCCGCACTTTGCTGAAAGAAGGCGATGAAGTCGAAGCTAAATTTATCGGCGTCGACAAAAAAACCAAATCCATTTCATTGTCGATCAAGGCTAAGGATATGGAAGAAGAATCCAACGCTATTAAGGATTACTCGTCACAAAATGCCGGTACCGCGACATTAGGCGACATCTTTAAACAAATCGACAAATAA
- a CDS encoding integration host factor subunit beta: MTKSELIEVLARKQPHLALKDVELAVRCVVDHLSDTLASGDRIEIRGFGSFSLHHRSARLGRNPKTGESVSLTEKHVPHFKPGKELRDMVDASREKYKIVD; this comes from the coding sequence GTGACAAAATCAGAATTGATAGAGGTGCTGGCTAGAAAACAGCCGCATCTTGCGCTTAAAGACGTGGAGCTCGCTGTCAGATGTGTTGTCGATCACTTGAGCGATACGCTGGCTAGCGGCGATAGAATAGAAATCAGGGGTTTTGGCAGTTTTTCGTTGCATCATCGTTCGGCTAGATTGGGACGCAATCCCAAAACCGGCGAATCGGTTTCGTTAACCGAAAAACATGTTCCCCACTTCAAACCCGGCAAGGAGCTTCGGGATATGGTCGACGCTTCCAGGGAGAAATACAAAATCGTCGATTGA
- a CDS encoding acetylxylan esterase, with product MSLFEHPYNYDPGYGYTLERLLGVDAPTEPADFEDFWSTRYRQVLQQSPRFQIGNPTLVDGYRVNDISYQSTDGIMIAGWLLEPHGQTVTQAIVVGHGYGGREGPDFHLSFPNTALLFPCFRGISRSRCTSIPERPDWHVVQNILDKDRYVIGGCVDDLWLAVSVLWTIYPQARERIGYMGISFGGGIGALAVPWDGRIRRVHLNVPTFGNQPLRLSLPSCGSADALRAYSQHLGHIPDTLTYYDAATAVRHANQPLHAALALFDPVVAPPGQFAIYNAWHGEKRLFTLDAGHFEYPAQRLQEQQLLAELKLFFSPN from the coding sequence ATGAGTCTGTTTGAGCATCCTTACAACTACGACCCAGGCTATGGCTACACTCTCGAACGATTGCTCGGCGTCGATGCGCCGACCGAACCCGCCGATTTTGAGGACTTTTGGTCCACCCGTTATCGGCAAGTCCTGCAGCAATCGCCACGCTTCCAAATCGGTAACCCGACCCTGGTCGACGGTTATCGGGTAAACGATATTTCCTACCAGTCCACGGACGGTATCATGATCGCCGGTTGGTTACTGGAACCGCACGGTCAAACGGTCACGCAGGCTATCGTTGTGGGACACGGATATGGCGGCCGGGAAGGCCCGGACTTTCATTTGAGCTTTCCCAATACCGCGCTCTTGTTTCCGTGCTTTCGTGGCATTTCCCGGAGCCGTTGTACGTCTATCCCGGAGCGGCCTGATTGGCATGTCGTGCAGAATATCCTGGATAAAGATCGTTATGTGATCGGCGGTTGCGTGGACGATCTGTGGCTGGCGGTATCGGTATTGTGGACGATTTATCCGCAGGCCCGGGAACGGATCGGTTATATGGGAATCAGTTTCGGCGGCGGGATTGGGGCTTTAGCGGTGCCTTGGGACGGCAGAATTCGTCGCGTTCACCTAAACGTACCGACATTCGGTAACCAGCCGTTGCGTTTAAGTCTGCCCAGTTGCGGTAGTGCCGACGCATTGCGAGCCTATAGTCAGCATCTGGGTCATATTCCCGACACATTGACCTATTACGATGCCGCTACCGCCGTGCGCCATGCCAATCAACCCCTGCATGCCGCATTGGCCTTGTTCGATCCGGTAGTCGCTCCACCGGGTCAGTTTGCGATTTACAATGCCTGGCACGGCGAGAAACGCCTGTTCACACTGGATGCCGGCCATTTCGAATATCCGGCGCAACGTCTACAAGAGCAGCAGTTGTTGGCGGAACTCAAGCTATTTTTCTCGCCCAACTGA
- a CDS encoding alpha/beta hydrolase-fold protein — MKREYHHWFSPRLERDMEFLVFGHAGAKVLVFPTRDGRFYEYENLRIVDSLADKINAGHMQLYCLDSIDHESFYCFWCQPGDRIKRHMQFEDYVLNEILPFIALKNPHPCLISHGCSLGAYHAANIAFRHPHLFKKLVAFSGRFDLTLEVECFKDLFEGHYNDDIYFHTPTHFLPNLTCESQLAAIRALDITLVIGRADPFLQNNHDLSHILTQKQVPHRLYEWDGRAHQGHSWRRMAPLYL; from the coding sequence ATGAAACGGGAATATCATCATTGGTTCAGCCCGCGTTTAGAACGCGATATGGAGTTTTTGGTATTCGGTCATGCCGGCGCCAAAGTGCTGGTCTTTCCGACTCGGGACGGCCGTTTTTACGAATACGAGAACCTGCGAATTGTTGATAGCTTGGCCGACAAGATCAACGCGGGCCACATGCAATTGTATTGTCTGGACAGCATCGACCACGAAAGCTTTTATTGTTTTTGGTGTCAACCGGGCGATCGCATCAAGCGCCACATGCAATTCGAAGATTATGTGTTGAATGAAATTCTGCCGTTCATTGCACTGAAGAACCCGCATCCGTGCTTAATTTCGCATGGCTGCAGTCTGGGCGCCTATCATGCCGCCAATATCGCATTTCGCCACCCGCATTTATTCAAAAAGCTGGTGGCGTTTTCCGGACGCTTCGATCTAACCCTGGAGGTGGAATGCTTCAAGGATTTATTCGAAGGACACTATAACGACGATATTTATTTTCATACGCCAACGCATTTTTTGCCGAATTTGACCTGCGAATCCCAATTGGCGGCCATTCGGGCGCTGGACATCACCTTGGTGATCGGCAGAGCGGATCCATTTTTACAAAACAATCACGACCTGAGCCATATTCTGACCCAGAAGCAGGTGCCGCACAGGCTCTACGAATGGGATGGCCGCGCGCATCAAGGCCATTCCTGGCGGCGCATGGCTCCATTATACCTTTGA
- a CDS encoding efflux RND transporter periplasmic adaptor subunit: protein MIKRSLLVLLLTLLALGAIFGLKFYRMRQAASQVPAVPPAVVAFAEVKSEHWDSSLSTVGSFRAVAGIDISNEIAGMVQAIHFNSGQTVKAGQLLLELDSATDRAELDGLLAEQKLAGLRYQRGQSMLERKFIAAADQDQNRAQIDQAAAAVAGKQIQIAKKHIKAPFAGELGIRRVDLGQYLPVGSAIVMLEQLDPVYLDFTLPERDLGRIGKGQKVIASVPAFPDQYFEGEVTASNPAVDTDSRTIKVQALFRNPGKLLRPGMFAQIKLSADADQTVSTLPDTAISYNPYGNSVFAVQRGPAGWIVQSRQVKTGDSRGGRVEILEGLRLGDKVVAAGQMKLRNGMAVTPDSQPAPGEREQAP from the coding sequence ATGATCAAGCGCAGCCTGCTAGTACTATTGTTGACCTTACTTGCGCTGGGTGCGATTTTCGGACTCAAGTTTTACCGGATGCGCCAAGCGGCCAGCCAAGTGCCTGCAGTACCTCCGGCCGTCGTTGCCTTCGCCGAGGTCAAAAGCGAACACTGGGACTCTTCGTTAAGCACTGTCGGCAGCTTTCGCGCCGTCGCCGGTATCGATATCAGCAACGAAATTGCCGGGATGGTCCAAGCCATTCATTTCAACTCCGGCCAAACTGTAAAAGCCGGACAGTTGTTGCTAGAACTGGATAGCGCTACCGACCGAGCGGAACTCGACGGCCTGCTCGCCGAACAAAAATTGGCCGGCTTACGGTATCAGCGAGGCCAGAGCATGTTGGAGCGAAAATTCATCGCCGCCGCCGATCAGGATCAAAATCGAGCGCAGATCGATCAAGCCGCGGCGGCGGTTGCCGGCAAGCAGATCCAAATCGCTAAGAAGCACATCAAGGCGCCGTTTGCCGGCGAGTTGGGCATACGCCGCGTCGATCTTGGGCAGTACTTGCCGGTTGGTTCGGCAATCGTGATGCTTGAACAACTCGATCCGGTGTATTTGGATTTCACGTTGCCAGAACGCGATCTTGGCCGGATTGGCAAGGGCCAAAAGGTGATCGCCAGCGTACCTGCCTTTCCAGACCAGTATTTTGAAGGAGAGGTCACTGCGTCGAATCCCGCCGTCGACACCGATAGTCGAACCATCAAAGTACAGGCACTGTTTAGAAACCCAGGGAAATTGCTTCGGCCAGGGATGTTCGCCCAGATCAAACTGTCCGCCGACGCCGACCAAACCGTGTCGACCTTGCCGGATACCGCCATCAGCTACAACCCCTACGGCAATTCCGTGTTTGCGGTTCAGCGCGGTCCGGCCGGATGGATCGTGCAAAGTCGCCAAGTCAAAACCGGCGACAGTCGGGGAGGGCGCGTCGAAATTTTGGAAGGGCTGCGGCTCGGCGATAAAGTCGTTGCCGCCGGACAAATGAAGCTGCGTAACGGCATGGCCGTCACGCCGGACAGCCAGCCCGCGCCCGGCGAACGCGAGCAGGCTCCGTGA
- a CDS encoding efflux RND transporter permease subunit, which produces MKLTDLFIVRPVLASVVSLLILLLGLRALDVLELRQYPKTENTVVTITTAYPGADSDLIKGFITTPLQQAIAEANGIDYLSSNSRQGSSVIEAHMRLNYDPNAAVAEIQAKVAGKRNQLPAEAEDPVISSQTGDDTALMYIALYSDTLQDSQISDYLLRVVQPKLQAVPGVGKAAMLGNKTFAMRIWLNPTRMAALSVTANDVAGVLKANNYLSGIGATKGNFVKIDLGATTDAVSKREFEQLVVANRRGALVRLNDIADIELGSEDYDTVNWYKGKTAIFMGIEQAPGANPLKVAKSVKALLKEIERDLPNEMHILLPYDASQFIEDSIHEVFATLLEAVAIVLGVIFLSLGSFRAALIPAVTVPLSLVGACFFMLAMGFSINLLTMLAMVLAIGLVVDDAIVVVENIHRHIEQGHGRLQAALAGARELGLPIIAMTTTLVAVYVPIGFMGGLVGTLFTEFAFSLAGAVLISGVVALTLSPMMSARILPEAGRGGRFEAMVEHFFEGLASGYRSVLRRILEFPYTVLIFALLVLPSIYWMYDWSGKELAPTEDQSFLFAIASSPQTATLQYNQTYSRELIWHFESLPEHEESFLIMGFGGDTNTVFAGMKMPSSFERQRSQQAVVPELQAKVDSIAGFQTAVVSPPSLPGSGGGLPLQFVVTSDADYAKLDQVAEQVLAQAMQSGQFAFLVKDVRFDRPKSTLVIDRDRAADLGITMEDIGANLAGWLGGQYVNRFGLQGRSYKVIPQVGDADRQDLAKLDGYYLRGSSGAQVPLSALIKVVDSVEPGKRSQFQQLNSITLSGIPAPGIGLGDAMAALDDIAEEIFPRGFAADYTGESRQYRQQGNVLILTFFMALLIIYLVLAAQFESWRDPLIILISVPLSIASALAFLMLDFATVNIYTQVGLITLIGLVAKNGILIVEFANQLQQRDGLNKPAAIEQAAGIRLRPILMTTVAMIVAMLPLLTATGPGAASRFAIGLVIASGLGIGTVLTLFVVPPFYVILAKDRSAEQTSPPVDDNKTR; this is translated from the coding sequence GTGAAGTTGACCGATTTATTCATTGTACGGCCGGTCCTAGCCAGTGTCGTCAGTTTGCTGATCCTGCTTCTCGGCTTAAGAGCCTTGGACGTCTTGGAATTGCGCCAATACCCGAAAACCGAGAATACCGTCGTGACCATCACGACCGCCTATCCCGGCGCGGACAGCGACTTGATTAAAGGCTTTATTACAACGCCGCTGCAACAGGCCATAGCCGAAGCCAACGGCATTGATTATTTGTCTTCCAATAGCCGCCAGGGCAGCTCGGTCATCGAGGCTCACATGCGGCTGAATTACGATCCTAACGCCGCGGTCGCCGAGATTCAGGCCAAGGTGGCCGGTAAGCGTAATCAATTGCCGGCCGAAGCCGAGGATCCGGTGATTAGTTCGCAAACCGGCGACGACACCGCACTCATGTATATCGCGCTGTACAGCGACACCTTGCAGGACTCGCAGATTAGCGATTATCTGCTTCGGGTCGTGCAGCCGAAGTTGCAGGCGGTCCCCGGCGTCGGCAAGGCCGCGATGTTGGGCAACAAGACCTTCGCGATGCGTATCTGGCTAAACCCCACGCGCATGGCGGCCTTAAGCGTAACCGCCAACGACGTAGCCGGCGTGCTGAAAGCCAATAACTATTTATCCGGTATCGGCGCTACCAAGGGTAACTTCGTTAAAATCGATTTGGGTGCCACGACCGACGCGGTGTCGAAACGGGAATTCGAACAATTGGTGGTTGCCAATCGTCGCGGTGCGCTGGTTCGATTAAACGACATCGCCGACATCGAGTTGGGCAGCGAAGACTACGACACGGTTAATTGGTACAAAGGCAAGACCGCGATTTTCATGGGCATCGAGCAGGCGCCGGGCGCCAATCCGTTGAAGGTTGCGAAATCGGTTAAAGCCTTGTTGAAAGAGATCGAGCGCGACTTGCCCAACGAAATGCATATCTTGCTGCCTTACGACGCCAGCCAATTCATTGAGGATTCGATCCACGAAGTCTTCGCAACCTTGTTGGAAGCCGTCGCGATCGTGTTAGGCGTGATTTTTTTGTCGCTCGGCTCGTTCCGCGCGGCGCTGATCCCGGCGGTCACGGTGCCGCTATCGCTGGTCGGCGCCTGCTTTTTCATGCTGGCAATGGGCTTTTCGATCAACTTGCTGACGATGTTGGCAATGGTACTGGCGATAGGCTTGGTGGTGGACGACGCGATTGTCGTCGTCGAAAACATCCACCGACACATCGAGCAGGGTCACGGCCGTTTGCAAGCCGCACTGGCCGGCGCCCGCGAACTGGGACTGCCTATCATCGCGATGACCACGACGCTGGTAGCGGTGTACGTGCCGATCGGTTTCATGGGGGGCTTGGTCGGCACGCTGTTCACCGAATTCGCTTTTTCTCTGGCCGGCGCCGTACTGATTTCCGGTGTTGTCGCGTTGACGTTGTCGCCGATGATGAGCGCGCGCATCTTGCCGGAAGCCGGGCGCGGCGGACGATTCGAAGCCATGGTCGAACATTTTTTCGAAGGCTTGGCCAGCGGGTACCGGTCCGTGTTGCGCCGAATTTTGGAATTTCCGTACACGGTGCTGATCTTCGCGCTGTTGGTGTTGCCCAGTATCTATTGGATGTACGATTGGTCGGGCAAGGAACTGGCGCCGACCGAGGATCAAAGTTTTTTGTTCGCGATCGCCAGTAGCCCGCAAACCGCGACGCTGCAATACAATCAGACCTATTCCCGCGAATTGATCTGGCATTTCGAAAGCCTGCCGGAGCACGAAGAAAGCTTTTTGATCATGGGCTTCGGCGGGGATACCAATACCGTATTCGCCGGTATGAAAATGCCGTCGAGTTTCGAGCGCCAGCGCTCCCAACAAGCCGTCGTTCCGGAACTGCAAGCCAAGGTAGACAGTATCGCCGGCTTTCAGACCGCCGTCGTATCGCCGCCCAGCTTACCGGGTTCGGGTGGCGGATTGCCCCTGCAGTTCGTCGTGACCAGCGACGCCGATTACGCTAAGCTGGATCAGGTGGCCGAGCAAGTGCTGGCGCAAGCGATGCAAAGCGGTCAATTTGCATTTTTGGTCAAGGACGTTCGCTTCGACCGGCCGAAATCGACGTTGGTGATCGACCGGGACCGCGCCGCCGATTTAGGTATCACGATGGAAGACATCGGCGCCAACTTGGCCGGTTGGCTGGGCGGACAGTACGTCAACCGATTCGGCTTGCAAGGCCGCAGCTACAAGGTAATTCCGCAAGTCGGCGACGCAGACCGCCAGGATTTGGCTAAATTGGACGGCTATTACTTGCGAGGCAGCTCCGGCGCCCAAGTACCGCTGTCGGCCTTGATTAAAGTCGTCGATAGCGTCGAACCCGGCAAACGCAGTCAGTTCCAACAACTCAACAGCATCACGCTAAGCGGGATTCCGGCGCCGGGTATCGGTCTCGGCGATGCGATGGCCGCGCTGGATGACATTGCCGAAGAAATCTTTCCGCGCGGGTTCGCCGCGGACTACACCGGCGAGTCGCGCCAATACCGTCAGCAGGGCAACGTGCTGATTCTGACCTTCTTCATGGCCCTGCTCATTATATACTTGGTGTTGGCCGCGCAATTCGAGAGTTGGCGCGATCCGTTGATTATCTTAATTTCAGTGCCGCTATCGATCGCCAGCGCATTGGCATTTTTGATGCTCGATTTCGCGACCGTCAACATCTATACCCAGGTGGGCCTGATTACGCTGATCGGCTTGGTTGCCAAAAACGGTATTTTGATCGTCGAATTTGCCAACCAACTGCAACAGCGTGACGGCTTGAACAAGCCGGCGGCCATCGAACAGGCAGCCGGGATCCGGCTTCGGCCTATTCTGATGACCACGGTCGCGATGATCGTCGCGATGCTGCCGCTGTTGACCGCCACCGGCCCCGGCGCCGCCAGCCGCTTTGCGATCGGTCTGGTGATCGCTTCCGGCTTGGGTATCGGTACCGTGTTGACGCTGTTCGTCGTGCCGCCGTTTTACGTGATTTTGGCGAAAGATCGCAGTGCTGAGCAAACGTCCCCGCCCGTCGACGACAATAAAACACGGTAA
- a CDS encoding copper resistance protein NlpE — protein sequence MRIVRLKVLLTSLALGIAFGGPVQAENAGPQDHAGHHGSDSFEWPGIYNGFLPCTDCAGIKTSLALNKNSSYMLMTQFAGKSDREFVEKGKYSWDDKSKTITLTPKNGGPSHVYLVGENVLTQLDEHGNRISGKQAERYQLRRTDFTQQAPSHGGH from the coding sequence ATGCGCATTGTTCGATTGAAAGTGTTGTTAACCAGTCTTGCACTCGGTATCGCGTTCGGCGGCCCGGTTCAGGCGGAAAATGCCGGGCCGCAAGATCATGCTGGCCATCACGGATCCGACAGTTTCGAGTGGCCGGGGATCTACAACGGTTTTCTGCCTTGCACCGATTGCGCCGGCATTAAGACTTCGCTGGCGCTGAACAAAAACAGTAGTTATATGTTGATGACTCAATTCGCCGGCAAGTCGGATCGCGAATTTGTCGAGAAGGGTAAATACAGCTGGGACGACAAGAGTAAAACCATCACGTTGACCCCGAAAAACGGCGGACCCAGCCATGTCTATCTGGTCGGCGAGAACGTGCTGACCCAGCTTGACGAACACGGCAATCGCATTTCCGGCAAGCAAGCGGAACGCTATCAATTGCGCAGGACCGACTTTACCCAGCAAGCGCCGTCTCACGGTGGACATTAA
- a CDS encoding Rrf2 family transcriptional regulator yields MQLTAHTDYALRVLIYLSRNTDKLVTISELAEFFGISRNHLVKVVHKLGLKGFVRTVRGKGGGIRLSRPAAEINIGAVVREVEGRFQMAECFNPQKQGVCALQNGCRLTGLLSDAVEQFLAVLDGAALSDVALEP; encoded by the coding sequence ATGCAACTGACTGCTCATACGGATTACGCGCTCAGAGTGTTGATTTATTTGAGCCGTAATACCGATAAATTGGTGACGATTAGCGAATTGGCGGAGTTTTTCGGTATCTCCAGAAATCACTTGGTCAAAGTGGTGCACAAATTGGGACTCAAGGGATTTGTGCGAACCGTGCGCGGCAAGGGCGGCGGCATCCGTTTATCCAGGCCCGCTGCCGAAATCAATATCGGCGCGGTGGTGCGGGAAGTGGAAGGCCGGTTTCAGATGGCCGAATGTTTCAACCCGCAAAAACAAGGGGTTTGCGCACTTCAAAACGGTTGCCGCTTGACCGGTTTATTGAGCGACGCGGTCGAACAATTTCTGGCGGTACTCGACGGCGCGGCGCTGAGCGACGTGGCGCTGGAACCGTAA